Below is a genomic region from Cupriavidus sp. P-10.
GCGCCAACCACTGCGCTTGGCGCACCGATCACTGGGGCCACGTCGGCGCGGGCCATAGCGGCCGCCGACAGCAGTGCGTTGGCAGCGCACATTCCCGCGAGCAACCAATGCCTAGTCATCATTCCTCCTTCGAGGTATGTATCTCGATGACTCAATTTTAGGACGTCACCATTCCCACTGTGAATCGACTCACCATTTGTTGTCGCGATGTCCGAACTACTGGGCTGACAATTCCGTGATTCATTACAAACGAATTGCATAATTTCGGCAATTTTGCAATCCGCTGGAAACGGCTTAGTCTTGGTGATCTACGAAAAATTATAACCCGGCAACGATTGAGTTAAGTGAAGCGCGAATTGACGAAACATTACAGTTTAGCAATCATTGTCACATGCGAGGTATAGGCTACAAAGTTCGTGCTCTATATATGTTACCTCGCGTTTAATCTCAAGGCGGCTTGCCAGCCTACCGAAGCAGTGATAACGCAAACGATTGATTTGTACTTGGCGCGGCGTTGTTGCATAAATCAGATCTGAAAACAAAGGTTTCCCGTGCTGATGAGTTCAGGCGATGCGGACGGACTGCGGGCGTGCAAGGGCCACCATGCGGTTGAGTACGCCGACGCGGATCGCCACTTCGGCCGCCTGGGCCCCGACATCACGCGCCCACAAGCGATTACCCGTGAGTGTCTTGAGCCGGTACATCAAGTTCTCGACCAGCGAACGCCGGTGATAGCCGCTGGACGTCTTCCATTCGCGCCTGCCACTTCGGGCAATGGCGTCAATGGCCTCGTTGCGCCAGACCGCACCGGACGTGGTCTGCGGCCATGGCATCGCTCCCTCACGCGGCGGAATCGACGGTTGCGCGCCTCGCGCAGCAATCGCCGCGTGGCATTGCTTCGTGTCGTATGCGCCATCGCCACCGATAGTGTCGATTGGCGTATCGGTGGGGATTTGATCGAGCAACTCGGGCAACACGTCAGCGTCACCAACGTCCTGATGTGTCATCAAAGCTGCGCTTACCTGGCCGGTCTTGGCGTCCATCGCCAGATGCACCTTGCGCCAGGTGCGCCGCTTCAAGTAGCCGTGCTTGCGCACCTTCCACTCGCCCTCGCCGAATACCTTCAGGCCAGTGCTGTCGACCACCAGGTGCAGCGACTGACTGGCGCTCTGCACCGGCAGCACCACGTTCAGATCCTGCGCGCGGCGACTCAGAGTCGTGTAGTTCGGGACTGGCAAATCGGCGAAGGCGAGCTTGCGAAGGCTATGTGCAAAGCCCTGCAGCGCACGCAACGGCAGACGGTACACCTGCTTGATTCCGAGCAGCATCTGAATCGCCGCGTCCGAGTAGACGTGTGGCCGGCCACGCCTGAGCGACGCCGCCTCGGGCGCTGCATTCATCACGCTTTCATCGATCCACATCGTGACGTCGCCTCTCGCGATCAAGCCTGCGTTGTACTTTGCCCAGTTCCTGACACGGTAGATCCCCTTTGGCTCTCCCCGCTTGTGTTCGTCCTTGCGCATCTCTCGGGCAAAAATCGAGAATCTACGCAGTTACCCGAAGAGTTAACAGGGGCGCCGCCCAGACCGTTGCGCGTAAACGTCAGGGCCCAGCCAGACACCCGGATTTATGCAACAACGCCACTTGGCGCCATCGAATTAAAGCGCGCCGTCGGGTGGCTTTGGAAGTGCTTGCGGTACGACCGATGACAGCGGTACATGCAGCAGCCATAAGACCCACGGGGCGGCACAAGACGCTCAGAGCCAGATGGGCGACTAGGTCACTTTATTGCGAGGAAGTAATGATTCTGCAATCTTTCGTAAACATTGGAATCATCTCACCGTTTATCGGCCTCCGCCTTCAAACCGCGGCGTCACCGCGCTCCCCAGTCCGTATCCGGAGAATACTTTCGACGTTCACAACGGCGATCAACCCATCATGGCGATTCCCCGTATAGGCCGACAGGCGAAGGGCGCTGATGATGTTATCCGAGTCTTCGTCGGCACAGAACATCATCACCGCGACTTGATTGTGTGCGTCGGGATTCCACTCAGCGCCGGTGAAAGCGTGATGGGGACCGGTGCCCCTTGGATGGCCACGCACACGAAACCAAGTGAAGCCAGGCAAGTGGCCGGCTTCATGTAGGGCCGTCTCAACGCTTTCCAGGCGGTGCGGAGGAATAATTGCGATAATTTGCTTCATGGCTACACCCCCTTTTTGGTGCGATTCTGTAAGAATTATTGGTCGCGAAATTTCATTTGTCCACGCGCAAGGCGCTACTAGCGCAGACGAAATGCATTGCTAGAAGCGGCGATTCGGCAGGCCCTCCATATCGACTTTGCTGGGAGCTGCTTTTCTACCCAGGATCGTGGCGCGTCGCAATGTGGCGCCCAGATCGACCTGCTGTGTCGGCGTTGTTCGCCATATATTTTTGCCCCATCCGATGTGGACCACCCAGGCATCGCGGTCCATGCAGAAGTTGCCTCCCCCACCGTTGAGGACTAATCTTCACAGAGACTAGGACCGGTTTGTCTAAGTGGTCCGCGAAGGAAGTGAGGGCCACGAATCGCCATTGGCGCGCCGGGCGCGTTCTACCCGTCTAGGCTGCGTTTGTGAACGGTATCCGCAGGCAGGCTGCGCTGAACAGTGGAAGCATGCCACCTTTCTGAGCCGCCAGGCCACGGCCTTTTGCGGCCTCATTTTTGGTGTCATTGCAGTCTTTCGAATCCATCGGCGATTTCGACAAAGCATGCTCTCGAACCCTGCTTCGCTGCGCAAACGGCTGACCTGCATCGTCGCCGCGCTCGTTTTATTGGTGGCAGCCCAGAGCATTTTCGCTATCGAACTTCCCCTTACCCTGGAACAGGCTTGGCAAATCGCCGAAGACGCCAATCCAACGCTCAAGGCGGCACAAGCCAGCCTTGCCGCAGCGCAGGGACAAGTCACCGATAGCCGGGGCCTGCTCTGGAACAATCCTCACTTGAGCGCGGACGGCTTGCGCCGCATGGTTCCCAACCCCAGTGCAGGCGACGACACCCAGCGCGAATGGCGGGCACAAGTCAGTCAGCAGATTGAGATTGCAGGCCAACAAGGATACCGCCGGGCGGCGGCCGAGCAAGATCTGGCGGCGATTCAGGAGTCCGTGGAAGAAGCTCGTCGGCTGGTGCGGGCCGAAGTGGAGAAGCGGTTCGTTCGTGTGCTGAGCCTGCAAGTTCGCGTTGCTATGGAACAGGAACTAGTCACCCTGATCCGAGAGAATGTCAACATTGCAAGGAAACGGTTCGAGGCTGGCGAAGACACGAAGCTTGATCACAACCTTGCCGAGGTGGAACTGGGGCGCGCGATTAATCAATTGGAAGTGGCGCGGGAGCAGCTTTTGCGCGCCCGTGCCGAACTCGCTGCGATGCTGCAATTGCAGGCGGAGGCGCTTCCGGAGGTTGAAGGTTCTCTTTTCACCAATGGCCCGTCCCCATATACCCTTGAACGCCTTTTGGCGATGGCCTCGGACCGGCCACGACTGCGCGCGCTCGACCTTCGGGAACAGGCAGCCCGCAGTCGGCTTGGCCTGGAGCGCGCCGCGGCCTATCCGGACGTCACCGTAGGTCTCTTTGCCGGCCGCGAAGGTCCGGTTCAGGGACGCGAGCGAATTGTTGGTTTAAGCGTCTCGCTACCGCTGCCGCTGTTTCGCCGCAATGCAGCAGGCATCGGGCGAGCTGGCACAGAACTCACTCACGCCCAGATTGAAAGGCAGACCGTCATCCGCGATACACGCGCAAGCGTGATGACCCTATGGCAGCAGTTGGGGAGTGTGCATAAGCGGGTCAACAGACTGGAGGAGCTTGTCCTGCAGCGCCTGCGGGAAAACCAGCGTCTGTCCACGGCGGCTTACCGGGCAGGGGAGATAAGCCTCACGCAACTTCTTCTTGCGACGCGACAGGTGCTGGACACCCGTCGCGAGGTGCTGGAGGCCATGACCGAGTTGGCCCTGACCCGTGTTGAGCTAGAACAGACGGCAGGCTGGGTCGGGCCGCAATGAAGCTTCCGGTCGGCTATAGCAGCAAGAACTACTTGAGGAATCTTTGCCTCGAAGGCTCAAGCATGAAAGTCCTCGTCCTATTGCAGCAATTCGGCATTATCGCCGCCGGGTTGTCGGTACTGGTCTTGACCGGGTGCGGTCGCGGTGACCCACCGACGCAGCAAGCTTCGGCTTCCCAGAAGAGCGTCCCGCAAACGGCTCAAGGTAGCGCTGCTTCCCCCGATGAACAGATTAGCGGTGGGGGAAAGCTCAAGCTCAGTGCCGACGAAATCCGCTCGTCGGGTATCAAGACGGCGGTGTTGAGTGAAGAGGAAGTCAGCGAACAATTGACGTTGACCGCAACGATTCGTCCCAATCAGGACCGCATCGTCCATGTTGCGCCGCGAGTAACTGGGCGTATCGTCAAGGTCCAGGTCAATCTGGGCGAGGCTGTGCGAGCTGGCCAGACACTCGCTGTGCTCGACAGCTTAGAAGTCGGCGAAGCGCATTCGGCCTATCTTCAAGCCAAGACGGCCCAAGCGGTGGCCAAAGCCGACTTCGAGCGGGCGGAGGCGCTGCACGGCGAACAGATCATCGCCCAGAAGGATCACATGCGCGCTCATGCCGAATACGAAAAATCGAAGGCGGCATTCGCCGCCGCCGCCGACCGCCTGCGCATGCTGGGCGTGAGTCAGGCGCCCTCGGCCGATGGCAGGGCAGTCTCCACGTTCCCGCTGATTTCTCCCGTTGCCGGAACGGTCATTGAAAAGCACGCCATCTTAGGCGAGTTGGCGCAGCCGGACAAACAGCTTTTCGTCGTGGCGGACCTTTCCCGGTTGTGGATCGAGGCTAACCTGTTCGAAAAGGATTTCAGCCGAGTCCAGCTCGGTGCGCCGGCCATTGTCACCGTCGCAGCCTATCCCGACGAAGCCTTTCAGGGTCGGCTCACCTACATCGCGGCCGTCGTCGACAAGGAGACGCGGACTGTCCAGGCTCGGGTGGAAGTCGCCAATTTAGACGGACATCTCAAGCCGGAAATGTTCGCTACGGCCGCCATTCAAACGAGCGGCGGCAAGCGCCAAAAGGCCCTTTTGCTGCCCGAGGAGGCGGTGGTCTTGATGCAGGGCCAACCGACGGTCTTTATCGAGCTTAGCAGTGGCGGCTTTGAGCCACGCGCGGTGGAATTGGGTGAAAAACTACGCGGGCGAGTCGTGCTCAAGAAGGGGCTCGCAGTGGGCGACCGGGTGGTGACGGAGGGGACCTTTTCTCTCAAGGCGCGCCTGATGAAGGCCCAGTTGGGCGAAGGCCACTAGGAGGCCGCCATGCTGAGCCGCCTCGTCGATCTGTCGCTTCGCTACAAGGTGCTCGTGTTGGTGGGATTCGCCGTGGTCGTTTTCCTCGGCGTGCGAGCCTGGTTGACGATGCCGGTGGACGCCTTTCCCGATGTCACGCCGAACCAGGTAAATGTCTACACAGAGTCGCCCGGACTGGCTGCGGAGGATGTGGAGAAGCTTTTGACTGCCCCGATCGAGACTTCCATGGCCGGCTTACCAGGTGTCGAGCAGATTCGCTCGGTGTCGCTCTTCGGGCTGTCATATGTCGGCGTCTATTTCAAGGATGACTTGGACATCTATTTTGTCCGACGGCTCGTCGGCGAAAAGCTGCAGGAGGCGCGCGAGCGCATACCGACGGGCTATGGCGAGCCAACCTTGGGACCGAATAGTTCCGGACTAGGTCAAGTGTTCTGGTACACGATTGAGTCGGCCGACGAGAAACTCTCGGCAATGGATCTGCGCACCCTGCATGACTGGAGCGTACGCCTTATGCTGCGTACGGCTCCGGGGGTGGATGACGTGACGACGTGGGGCGGCCAAGAGAAGCAATATCAAGTCTTAATCAATCCCCAAAAGCTCATTAAGTACAGTCTGAGTTACAAGGCCGTCATGGAGGCGCTCGCGGCGAATAACCGGCAAGTAGGCGGACAGTATGTGAATCTTGGCCAAGAGCAGTATCTAGTGCGCGGTCTGGGGCTAGTTGCCAATACGACGGACATTGGCAATATCGTCGTCGCCGAGCGGGAGGGAATTCCGATTCACGTGCATGAAGTGGCGGAGGTGAAGGAAGGCCCCGCTGTCCGCTTTGGCGCAGTTACCCGAGACGGCCAGGAGGTCGCCCTCGGAATTGCACTAGCCCGCATCCACGAAAACGCAAAGCAAGTCGTGGATGCAGTGAAGCAGAAGCTTCAGCTTGCTCAGGAGGCACTCCCTAACGGGGTTACGCTGAACCCGGTTTACGACCGTACGGACATCGTCAAGAAGGCCCTGAAGACCGCTGAGAGCGCCTTGATCGAAGGCTCGATTCTGGTGGCAATTGTGTTGTTCTTATTTCTTGGGGAAGTGCGCTCGGCCCTGGTAGTGATCCTCGCTCTTCCCCTCGCTATGCTAATGGCATTCCTGCTGATGCAGCAGTTCGGCCTCTCCGCCAATTTGATGTCGCTGGCTGGCCTGGCTATTGGCATTGGCATGATGGTGGACGGTGCGGTGGTGATGGTGGAGAACAGTTTCCGGCTGCTCTCGCATCAAGTGGGAACTGCCGTGAACCGCACCCATGTCATCCTTGAAGCGGCGCGCGAGGTGATCAATCCCATCGCCTTCGCCATCCTCATCATCATTGTGGTTTTTCTGCCTCTGTTCTCCCTCACCGGGCTGGAAGGTAAGCTCTTCAAGCCAATGGCGCTCACCATTACCTTTGCCATGGCCGGCTCGCTGATCCTTACGCTAACGCTGATTCCGGTGCTCTCGGCGCTGATCCTGAAGCCCAAGGTGGAAAAAGACACCGTCTTGGTGCGCTGGGTCAAGACGGCTTATCTACCCCTGCTCGAGCGCGCATTGGAAAACAAGAAAAAGGTGTTTGCCGCCGCCCTGGTGCTGTTAGCCGCGGCGTTGGCTGTGTTCCCATTTCTCGGCAAAGAGTTCATGCCTACCCTGCAGGAGGGAACCATCATGTTCCGAGTGACTGGCATCCCTTCGACCTCGCTGGAGGAATCGGTACGCATCTCCCAGACCATGAATGTCGTGCTCAAGCAGCAATTTCCCCAGACCAAGTCGGTCTTAGCCACCATTGGTCGGGCAGAGAAGGGGGAGACTAACGACGCCAACTACATGGAGGTACTGGTGGATGTGAAGCCGCCGGAGCAATGGCAGGAAAAGATTACGATTCCAGAGCTCTCTGATCGAATGAAGGAAACACTTGAGCGCGCGCTGCCCACGGTGGTACTAGCAAATACCCAGCCAATTCAGATGCGGGTTGAGGAATTGATTTCCGGTGTTCGTGCCACACTTGCGCTCAAACTCTACGGGGCCGACCTCGCCGTGCTTGACCGCTTGGCGGCTCAGATCAAGCCTGTGCTCGGGTCGGTTTCCGGGGTAGCCGATCTTTCGCTGGAAGCGAACAAGGGTAAGCCTCAGCTTGTGGTGAAGGTCAACCGGGAAGCGGCAGCGCGCTTCGGCATCAACGCCGATGACATCCTAGAGGTCGTCCAGGCCGGCATAGGTGGCAAAGCGGTTAGCACCCTCATCGATGGGGTGCGTCGCTTCGACATTCAGGTCAGACTCGACGGCGCATACCGCGACAGTCGGCAGGCAATCAGCGACATACCGCTGCGCACCCAGGCCGGGGCGCTCGTGCCGCTGTCGCGAGTCGCGACGGTGGAAATGGACGAGGGATATACATTCGTACGCCGTGAGCAACTCCAGCGCTACGCCGTGTTGCAAATGGACGTAAAGGGCCGCGACGTGGACGGCTTCGTGCGTGAAGCCGAAGCAAAGATCCGGGGCCAAGTCAAGCTCCCCGAGGGCTATTGGATCGAATGGGGTGGTGCTTTTGAGAATCAGCAGCGCGCTATGGCGCGGCTGGTGCTGATCGTGCCGCTCACCATCGGGCTCATCTTCCTGCTGCTGTATACAGCATTCAATTCGCTTACCCACGCCACTCTCATCATCGCTAATGTGCCGTTCGCCGTGATCGGCGGTGTCTTCGGGTTGGCATTGACGGGCCAGTACGTCTCTGTGCCGTCCGCCATTGGATTCATCGCCGTCTTTGGCGTGGCAATGCTGAACGGCATTGTATTGGTCTCTTTTCTAAACGATCAGCGCCGCCAGGGCCTGTCGATCCGCGAGGCGGTGCGCCAAGGCGCGACGCTTCGTCTGCGCCCGGTGTTAATGACGGCCTCAGTGGCAATACTCGGTCTGGTGCCCATGCTGCTTTCGCAAGGGGTGGGAGCGGAGGTTCAGCGACCTTTGGCGACCGTAGTTGTCGGTGGCCTCATCACATCAACAGCGCTCACGCTCTTGTTGTTGCCGCTTATGTACGAGTGGGTGGCAAGTCGGGCGGAACGCAAACGTGATTCGACCTGACAACACGCTGTACTGCTTCGCAACGGAACCGCTGTGAGGGGAATACCAATGAAAGAGATCAAGGCATTTATTCGACAACACCGTATCGCCAACGTCATAGAGGCGCTGAAAGACTCCGGTCACTGTGACATGAGTAACTCCGGAAATGGGTGCCACAACGTCACGGTATCGAAGGTGCAGCGGCCGCTAGCGAGTGGGGATCCCACGCAGCAACACTATTCGATGGAGCTTGCTGAAGCCGTTATCGCAGAGTATAAGCTCGAACTCGTATGCGCTGACGACGTGGCCGCTATTCTGACTGATGCCATTGCAAAGGCCGCAGCCACTGGGCAACCAGATGCGGGGTGGATATTCATGAGTGAAATTCAGCACGCGGTGTGTATCCACTGATTTCCGCGTCCTTCCCTTTGCTTCCCTCGGTTGAGAGTGCTGGACCCGTTTGGTATCGGTTCATGGACCTACGGAGCCGAAAATGAGATGTCTCGGAGTAGTGGCATTGCTTGCATTGAGCAGTGCGGCCTGCGTACCGTTTGTACAGCCCACTGACAGCCCGCGTGCCCGCGCTCGAATATCGGTGGAAGGCTTGGCACCCGACGCAAGGTTTGCGGGCGTCGATATCGGCCGTGAGCCCAGCTGCAGAACGTTATCGCGGTTTGACTTGATCCCGGTTGCCCGCGCCGCTTCAGCAGAACTGACGCCGACTACCGAGAACGCCGTGGATGCAGCATTTGCGCTTGACATGGATGACCCGAGAATCATGGAGCCAAAGTCGTTTGTTCGCGAGGTCTGGATTGAAGCAGGATACCAGGTTCGCGTCAGCGTCTATGCTTCACATCTGCCGCGAACCCTTTACCGTGCCGTCGTCTTTGTGCCGATCGACGGTGAGGACTACGAAATCCGAATGACAAAGCGCGCGCTGAAAGTCGTTCGTCATGACCACCGATGCGCCAGTTGTGCGTCAGTGCCGGTCCAGACCTCGCGTTCCCGTTGCCAGCCGGCACAATCGGCGGCATCACCTTCTTGATCCCGGCGAGCGAAATCCACTGGAAACCTCGCCCGAAAACTGTAACTGCTAGCACTACATGGACGGCTTGGCCAGCAGCAGTTCGCGGCTATGACGCAGAAGGTCCTGCTCGATATTGGTGTGCCAGGCTCCCAGGTCCAAGCAAGGGGAAGCGAAGTCGCGTGAAACGAAAGTTAACGCGGTATTACAGTTTTGCAACAATCGGCGCTTTCCCAGCCGAAGCTATAAAATTCGGGCGAGTCATCGCGAAGCCTTTTTATCGGCGTCTGCGAGTGAATTTTCATGATAATTGTCACGTCTATCTCGCATCTAATTTCGTGGCGGCTACCGCGCGTTCTTCGGCATCCCGAGCAGTTTTTTCGCAAACGATTGATGCGTATTTGACGCGCCATCGCATCGGCCTATGGCGCGCTGTCGTGTTGCTTGTCTTCGTGTGCCTCGTTTTTGGCCACTCGAGGTGGGATGGCACGTGGGTGTCTCCACTGCTCCTCACCTTTGGCATGCTTGGGGTCACACTTGCAACCGTGGGTAGACTTTGGTGCGCGCTTTACATTTCCGGTAGAAAGAACAATGAACTTGTGACCTCTGGTCCTTACTCAATCTGTCGCCATCCACTCTACGTCTGTAATCTGCTTGGGATTCTGGGATTGGGGGCAATGACGGAGTCGATCACACTCATGGCGATACTGGCCGCTGCATTTGCGATTATGTATCCGGCAGTTATCCGGCGTGAGGACAACTTCCTCGCCTCGTCGTTTGCGGAGTATGCCGGGCGAACGCCGGCATTCTTTCCGCGTCCTGCGCTCTACAGAGCCGAGAAGAGCTGGACGGTCCATGTCGCGTCCTTCCAGCGAAATATCGCAGACTCGATATGGTTCCTCGGCCTGTCTATCGTCGTAGAGTCATTTGACCTATTGCACGACATAGGCATACTTCGAGCCGTTGTCTCGCTTGTTTGATCGCTTTCGAAATCATCATGGCGGGGGCTTTAAGATTGCAAGGTCATGAAACGAGGGCGAGGGTGTTGCCCAGTCGTTGCCGCCGCTACCCTCGGATTAGATCGAGCGGCCTGCCATGTTTGCGGGACCCCATCATCATGGCATCGTGCCTTGCCTTCGGCGTCGCCAAATTGGTACGCTGCCTTGCAAAACACTTCGCAATAAAGGGCGACGCTGGCCCAGAATTTCTGCCCATGTCCCGCATTGTGGTCTTCTTTCTCGTGCTGCTCATGCCGCTCCAGGTGCTGTCTGCGCCGTGGCGGTATCTCATGCAAGCTCCGGATCGTATAGTCGAGCACATGGTCGAGCATGCGCAGCATCTCCCGCATCACCATGACGACGACGGCACCATCCACCATGGTGGCGGCAGCGGAATCGCTTGGGCATCAACTCGATTTTGACTACGGCACCAGCCTGAGTGCGGCATTACCAGACGTTCTGGCGCCATCCGCTTCCGAGCATAGCCAGACGGAGCCGATATTTCTCGCTTTCGCGCTACCAGATAGGTTCTTCGACCTCCCGCATCCGCCTCCGCGTCCCGCTTGGTGACGACGCCGGGACGGCATCCATTGAGGGTGGCGCAACTGTATGTCGCCATCCTGATGCGTCGCAGTACGTGATACTGCCGCTCGGCCATTTCCCAATCTGATCGGTGAGTGCTGACGCCGGGCTAATGATAGCCCTGCCTCCTGCACTCTGTGCTCACGCCGGTTACCCAGTCGTTGTGAAGGTTGCCCTGGGAGGGCTTTGCAATGCGTATGCAAATTGTACGGAATTTCCTCTGGCTGGTGCTCGGCCGGGGCCTGCAGGTAGTATTCGGAATCGTCAGTATTGGCATGATTGCGCGCGCCATCGGGCCGGAAAGCTTTGCCGCGTTCCAGTACGCACAATCGCTGGTGCTGATTGCTTCATCGGTGGCTCTGATCTGTGGGGCCGAAGTCGTCGTCCCGCGATTGGTCGGCGACCGGGCACCCGCAGCCCAGCACAGGTTGCTTGTCCATGTATTTGCGCTGCGTGGAGCCGCGGCCATCGCGGGATACCTGATTGTGATGGCGGTGTTGGCGCTGACAGAGGATGACAAGGTCATCGTCCTGACCGCCGTCATCTTCGGCATACCCATCCTATTCTATGAACCCTTTGGCACCGTCCGAGCCTGGCTTTCCGGGTCGCGGCAATCGGGGCACTGTACTTGGCGGGATCCCGCGCGGTGCCGGCTTTCGCGTGGGTGTTCGTCGGCGAGGCCATGATCTGTGCGTCGCTGCTAGCCTGCTACTACCGCAAGCGCAGCCCTCGCGTGGCGGTGAGCATCGACATCAGCCTGGCCAGGCGGCTGCTGCGCGACGGCGCGACGCTCTGGGTCAGCCTGATGCTGATGCTGCTGGCGAAGCGCATCGATCAACTGCTGCTCAAGCCGCACATCAGCCTGTTCGAGTTGGGCGGCTATGCCGCCTCCATGCAGGTGCTGGACAACTTCATACTGCTCGGCGCAATCGTGACAACCTCCGTTGCACCGATGGTGATCTATGCCCAGCCGACCTTTGCGCGGGTCCGCCGCAATGTGCTGTACGTCGGCGCAGGCATGCTGGCGACTGGCATCGTGGGGGGCGCGGTGCTTGCGTTCTGCGCGCCCTGGATCATTGCGCTGATCTACGGTGACCACTATGAGGCCGCAGCCGACCTGCTGAGGCTGTCGGCGATGGCTTCCGGGCTGGTGGACGCCGCGCTGACGTTGCTGGTGGTCTATCTGCGCAAGCCACGCTGGCTGGTGGAGAAATGGTTTTTGGTGCTGTCCACCATGATCGTGGTGGATCTCATCATGATCCCGATGTTTGGAGCCCGTGGCGCAGTCTATGGCTATGTCGCGGGCAATGCGGTGGCGGTGCTGGTGGGCATCGGCTTTCTTGTCCGATCGCGCGAACCGATGGCGACAAGGCAGCAGCCTGTGTAAACAGGCCGCCGGTTCGTCATCGCCGCCGCGGCTTCTGCCGATTCGCCTTCTAAGTGCTGCGCGGATGGACATCTCCCGAGGAGCGGATAAGCAATTCGGCCCGTTGCTACGCGATAGCTTTCCGGTTGCAGGAAATTTCACACTTGCTTCGCAGGACAGGGCCCACCAACTTTACGTTTGCGAGACCTTCTATGAAGGCGTCATATTTGTGGCGGTACACCCATCTTGCGCTACGCCTCAACTTCGTCCCTCACCCATCGCACAAGGTTCTGCGCAATTCCGCATTGGGACGATCCGGTCATCGGGGGGGGGCGCGTCTGGCGTGGGAGGGGGAGGAGCCGCGAACGCATGCCCACAGCGCTACCGTCGGCAGCGGGGTTGGCCTGTCACGCCAACGGATCAGTTCGAGCGCTATCGCATTCAATGCGGGAAGGGATTGCGTTAGCTGCGATCGCGCGAGACGAGGAGGGGAGATACGACGCTTTCGCTTAGCTTACCGGAATGTAATGCCAGCGTAACGGCCAGGTGGCCGACGGTTTCATAGCATGGCATTGGGTACGAACAGGTCGCAGGCAGCAGGTTCTCAGCGATTTGCGGAAGCGCAGCAGCAGGAAGTACTGCCTACCGCACAAGACGTTCAGGGCGCGGTGCGCAGAGCAACAGCGT
It encodes:
- a CDS encoding TolC family protein → MLSNPASLRKRLTCIVAALVLLVAAQSIFAIELPLTLEQAWQIAEDANPTLKAAQASLAAAQGQVTDSRGLLWNNPHLSADGLRRMVPNPSAGDDTQREWRAQVSQQIEIAGQQGYRRAAAEQDLAAIQESVEEARRLVRAEVEKRFVRVLSLQVRVAMEQELVTLIRENVNIARKRFEAGEDTKLDHNLAEVELGRAINQLEVAREQLLRARAELAAMLQLQAEALPEVEGSLFTNGPSPYTLERLLAMASDRPRLRALDLREQAARSRLGLERAAAYPDVTVGLFAGREGPVQGRERIVGLSVSLPLPLFRRNAAGIGRAGTELTHAQIERQTVIRDTRASVMTLWQQLGSVHKRVNRLEELVLQRLRENQRLSTAAYRAGEISLTQLLLATRQVLDTRREVLEAMTELALTRVELEQTAGWVGPQ
- a CDS encoding P-II family nitrogen regulator, with the protein product MKQIIAIIPPHRLESVETALHEAGHLPGFTWFRVRGHPRGTGPHHAFTGAEWNPDAHNQVAVMMFCADEDSDNIISALRLSAYTGNRHDGLIAVVNVESILRIRTGERGDAAV
- a CDS encoding P-II family nitrogen regulator, producing MKEIKAFIRQHRIANVIEALKDSGHCDMSNSGNGCHNVTVSKVQRPLASGDPTQQHYSMELAEAVIAEYKLELVCADDVAAILTDAIAKAAATGQPDAGWIFMSEIQHAVCIH
- a CDS encoding IS5 family transposase codes for the protein MRKDEHKRGEPKGIYRVRNWAKYNAGLIARGDVTMWIDESVMNAAPEAASLRRGRPHVYSDAAIQMLLGIKQVYRLPLRALQGFAHSLRKLAFADLPVPNYTTLSRRAQDLNVVLPVQSASQSLHLVVDSTGLKVFGEGEWKVRKHGYLKRRTWRKVHLAMDAKTGQVSAALMTHQDVGDADVLPELLDQIPTDTPIDTIGGDGAYDTKQCHAAIAARGAQPSIPPREGAMPWPQTTSGAVWRNEAIDAIARSGRREWKTSSGYHRRSLVENLMYRLKTLTGNRLWARDVGAQAAEVAIRVGVLNRMVALARPQSVRIA
- a CDS encoding efflux RND transporter periplasmic adaptor subunit; translation: MKVLVLLQQFGIIAAGLSVLVLTGCGRGDPPTQQASASQKSVPQTAQGSAASPDEQISGGGKLKLSADEIRSSGIKTAVLSEEEVSEQLTLTATIRPNQDRIVHVAPRVTGRIVKVQVNLGEAVRAGQTLAVLDSLEVGEAHSAYLQAKTAQAVAKADFERAEALHGEQIIAQKDHMRAHAEYEKSKAAFAAAADRLRMLGVSQAPSADGRAVSTFPLISPVAGTVIEKHAILGELAQPDKQLFVVADLSRLWIEANLFEKDFSRVQLGAPAIVTVAAYPDEAFQGRLTYIAAVVDKETRTVQARVEVANLDGHLKPEMFATAAIQTSGGKRQKALLLPEEAVVLMQGQPTVFIELSSGGFEPRAVELGEKLRGRVVLKKGLAVGDRVVTEGTFSLKARLMKAQLGEGH
- a CDS encoding efflux RND transporter permease subunit, with product MLSRLVDLSLRYKVLVLVGFAVVVFLGVRAWLTMPVDAFPDVTPNQVNVYTESPGLAAEDVEKLLTAPIETSMAGLPGVEQIRSVSLFGLSYVGVYFKDDLDIYFVRRLVGEKLQEARERIPTGYGEPTLGPNSSGLGQVFWYTIESADEKLSAMDLRTLHDWSVRLMLRTAPGVDDVTTWGGQEKQYQVLINPQKLIKYSLSYKAVMEALAANNRQVGGQYVNLGQEQYLVRGLGLVANTTDIGNIVVAEREGIPIHVHEVAEVKEGPAVRFGAVTRDGQEVALGIALARIHENAKQVVDAVKQKLQLAQEALPNGVTLNPVYDRTDIVKKALKTAESALIEGSILVAIVLFLFLGEVRSALVVILALPLAMLMAFLLMQQFGLSANLMSLAGLAIGIGMMVDGAVVMVENSFRLLSHQVGTAVNRTHVILEAAREVINPIAFAILIIIVVFLPLFSLTGLEGKLFKPMALTITFAMAGSLILTLTLIPVLSALILKPKVEKDTVLVRWVKTAYLPLLERALENKKKVFAAALVLLAAALAVFPFLGKEFMPTLQEGTIMFRVTGIPSTSLEESVRISQTMNVVLKQQFPQTKSVLATIGRAEKGETNDANYMEVLVDVKPPEQWQEKITIPELSDRMKETLERALPTVVLANTQPIQMRVEELISGVRATLALKLYGADLAVLDRLAAQIKPVLGSVSGVADLSLEANKGKPQLVVKVNREAAARFGINADDILEVVQAGIGGKAVSTLIDGVRRFDIQVRLDGAYRDSRQAISDIPLRTQAGALVPLSRVATVEMDEGYTFVRREQLQRYAVLQMDVKGRDVDGFVREAEAKIRGQVKLPEGYWIEWGGAFENQQRAMARLVLIVPLTIGLIFLLLYTAFNSLTHATLIIANVPFAVIGGVFGLALTGQYVSVPSAIGFIAVFGVAMLNGIVLVSFLNDQRRQGLSIREAVRQGATLRLRPVLMTASVAILGLVPMLLSQGVGAEVQRPLATVVVGGLITSTALTLLLLPLMYEWVASRAERKRDST
- a CDS encoding methyltransferase family protein; the protein is MKRKLTRYYSFATIGAFPAEAIKFGRVIAKPFYRRLRVNFHDNCHVYLASNFVAATARSSASRAVFSQTIDAYLTRHRIGLWRAVVLLVFVCLVFGHSRWDGTWVSPLLLTFGMLGVTLATVGRLWCALYISGRKNNELVTSGPYSICRHPLYVCNLLGILGLGAMTESITLMAILAAAFAIMYPAVIRREDNFLASSFAEYAGRTPAFFPRPALYRAEKSWTVHVASFQRNIADSIWFLGLSIVVESFDLLHDIGILRAVVSLV